A region of the Desulfuribacillus alkaliarsenatis genome:
AATATCGGCTTCGAAGGAATCATATTGTTTTTGCAGCTGTCTCTCTAGATTACGACGACGTTTTAGCTCTTCATGGGTTTCCTTTTGCTGAGCCGTTTTCTGTTTGGTTTCTTCTAGCTGCTGTTTTTCCTGGTGGTTTTTCTCAAGATAATAGTCATAATTACCAAGATAAGACTTAAGCTTATCGCGGGTCATATATATTACTCTCGTAGCGATCTGATTAAGGAAATATCTATCATGGGAAATGAATATCATGGTCCCATCATAGCTTAGGAGTGCTTGTTCTAGTGCTTCCTTAGCAGGTATATCAAGATGGTTTGTCGGCTCATCTAACAACAATAGGTTATCCTGGGCTAGCATTAGCTTCGTTAGTGTCACACGGGCTTTTTCACCGCCGCTGAGGGATGAAATGTGCTTGTCTACGTCTTCGCCCACAAATAGAAATTGCGCTAATGCAGAGCGAATCTCGGTTCGCGTCATATGGGGAAAGTCATCATGCACTTCTTCGAAGACGGTATTTGTTTTGGTTAAATCAGCCTGTTCCTGGTCGTAGTATCCGATTTGTACGTTACTACCATGTGTTATTTCACCTGCTGTAGGTTTTAGTTGTTCGGCAATAAGCTTTAGTAGCGTAGACTTGCCAGTACCATTTGGCCCGATGATAGCTATGCGTTCTCCTCGCTCTATCTGTAAGTTTAAGCCTACAAATAGATAACCAGCTGATGAGTCAAAAGTGATACCCAAGTTTTTTATATCTAAGACTATGTTTCCAGTGCGCTTTTTAGCGCGAAAAGAGAAAAAAGTTTCGTTTTGTTTAGTTGGTGAATCTAGCAGCTCCATATTTTCAAGCTGCTTGCGTCGACTTTTAGCTCGTGCTGATGTAGAGGCTCGTGCAATGTTTTTTTGTATAAATTCTTGCGTTTTTGCTATTTCTTCGTGCTGCTTTAGGTATAATTGCTCCTGCTCTAATAATCGCTGTTCTTTTGTAGAAAGATAATAGTGATAAGTGCCAGGATAAGCTGTTCCTTTGTTGTTATCTATTTCATACACTACATTGATAAATGAATCTAGGAAATAACGGTCATGGGAAACAACCATAAGTGCACCTGGGAAGTCTTTAATAAACTGTTCTAACCACGTTAAGGCATCGATATCGAGATAGTTAGTAGGCTCATCGAGTAAAATAATATCAGGCTGGGACAATAATATTTTTGCTAAAGCAAGTCTCGTCTTCTGACCACCGCTACATTGGTTTATAGTCATTTCTTTATAGTTAATATCTGAAAAACCTAAACCAGCAAGTACGTTACGGATATCTGCTTCAAGCTTGTGTCCACCTGACCGTTCAAAGGCTTCCTGAAGCTCGCTGTATTCCGCCATTATGGATTCTAAAGCCTCTGGGTCATCAGTACACTTGCCCATTTCTATTTCAAGTTGTCGAAGTCGCTGCTCCTGCTCGTGTAAAGTAGCAAATACAGATAGCATCTCATCCCAAATAGTAAGACGCGAGTCTAAGCCACTATCCTGAGCTAAATAGCATAATACTTTTCCTTTGGTTATTTGCACTTCTCCACTATCTGCAGGAAGCTTGCCAGCTATAATTTTTAGAAGTGTCGATTTACCTGCTCCATTAGGACCGACGACACCAATTTTATCTTTAGCTTGAACTTGTAAGCAAACTTTGGTTAAAATAGGTGTAACACCGTAAGACTTACTTATATTAATCGTTTGTAGAATAATCAAGGGTAACACCTCTTAAAAAAGATATATTCGATAGTAATCATATCAAAGTTTATTTGCAAACAAAAGGTGGTTTTGTTGATGAGACTAGAAAAGCGTAATCTAAGAAATGAAATGCTCTTGAAACGGAAAAAGATAAAAAAAGATTTGCGCGAAAAAAAATCTCAACAAATTTTTAAGAATCTTGTAAATCTTGATGAAGTTAACGCTGCGAAGCGCATAATGGTCTATGTTGACTTTCAAGAAGAGGTTCAAACAAGGCAGTTTATTGAGTATCTGTGGTCAAAAAATATTGATGTTGTTATTCCTGTATGTAAACCTAAAAATAGACAACTAAATCCGTCTCTATTGTATAGCTTTGATGAGCTTGAACCTGGCACCTTTGGTGTTCTTGAGCCTAAGAAGGAAGCTATCAGATACGTAGATCTCGACACCATAGATATAATTATTGTACCTGGACTAGCATTTGACCGACATGGTGGTAGGATTGGTTATGGTGCAGGTTATTATGACCGCTTTTTCGAGCGCACTCCTAATGCTCAGGTCATTGGTATCGCATATGATGAGCAGTTGGTTATGAAAATACCGATGGAGGATCATGACAAGCGTATTCCATTGATTATTACGGATAAAGAATTTATACAAGCTAAATATTTTTTGTAGGTTATTAGACAAAATAACCCCTGCATATGAATGTTATAACTTCAAATATAGGGGGGCAGGGAAATGTAATGAAAAAGTCCTGTCAGGTTTGTCAACGAGCTGGCAAAACGTCATCAAGCTATATCACGCGTCAAACACTTAAGGTTCGATTATACAGAATTCGTGTTGAAGTATCTGAAGGTTCACAAATAATTTTAGTGTGTACTAAATGTTTACAGAGGCAGCAACTGAATGGACGGACAATTAGCGGATATGATAGGGCTGTGAGCGCGACGTAAGTCGTGCTTCTAGCTTTTAATAACACATAGAAATTTATAATAAAGATTTAAGATAGAATAGGCACTTATACTAGGGGGAAAAGCAATGAATATTAAAGAGTTAAAGTTGGACAAGACGGAAGAGCTTGAAGTAATTCGCATTAAGGACGGAGAGGAACCAGATCCGTTTGATGACCAGCTAGCAGTAGAATACCCTGTTACCATCTTTTTTAATGACCAGGAGTTAGTAACACTGTTGTGTACACCGACCTATTTAGAGGAATTAGCTATTGGTTTTTTAAATTCTGAGGGTATGATTCGCTCTTATGACGATATAGCCTCTGTCGAGCTGGACTCAGAAAAAGGACTTATTTATGTCAAAACAAAAAAGAAAAAAGCATTGACGGAGAAGTTGTTTGCAAAGCGGACAATTACTTCTGGTTGCGGAAAAGGTACAATTTTTTACAACGTACTTGACTCCATGCGCGCGAATAAAATAGAGCGCCCTCTAGATATCACCTCTGAACAAGTAACGTCTCTTATGACGGAGCTACAACAGAACTCAATGATGTTCAAGGAAACTGGTGGTAATCACGCGTCCTCACTGTGTGATCCGACAGGAATGGTCGTTTATCATGAAGATATAGGCAGGCATAATGCAGTAGATAAAATTGTCGGCCATTGTGTAAAGCATAATATTAATATTGAGAACAAAGTGTTAGTTACAAGTGGACGAGTTTCTTCAGAAATACTTTTGAAGGTTGCTAAATTAGATATTCCAATGATTATTTCAAAATCAGCTCCAACTACCCTTTCTGTACGCTTGGCTAGAGAACTTGGCCTAACCCTAGTGGGATTTGTGCGTGGCCGCCGTTTCAACATCTATGCTAACGGTTGGAGGCTTACAGATGTACATGTAACTGACCACGATTCAATAAAAATTAAAGAAAGTATCCTTGACGAGATTAATAAACAAGTAGAAGATAAAGAGGAATAGGAAAGAGAATACGAATCAGTCATAACGAAAGGTATAATAGAGTTAATATGAGGTGCTAATATGCTTAATGGAGTTATATTATCTGGCGGTTTAAGTAAACGGATGGGACAAGATAAGGGTTTGCTTATGCTTGATGGTAAAACAACGGTAGAACGCTTGTATGAAAAAATTGCACCCCTTTGTCAAAGGGTGATTCTAGTTACTAATAAGCCCGATTCATATAGAAGCTTACTTAATAAAATGCCAAAGGCTACAATTATCACAGACGAAATCAAGCAATTAGGTCCACTAAGTGGAATTCACGCTGCCTTAGGTGAAACGGATATGGACTACAATCTAGTAATCGCCTGCGATATGCCCCTTGCTAATCCAGAGTGTTTTCTAAGCTTTGCAAAAAATCAGTTAGACTCAAAAAATGAGCTAATAATTGCCCGTACAGCTGATGGTAGACTGCAGCCCTTACATGCGATTTATCACAAAAGCTGCCGTAGCCAGATTGAACAAATGCTAACTAGTAATAATCTGCGAATTAGTTCCTTAGTTGATTATGTCACTAGTAAAATAATAGAAATTCCTACAAAAGAGCAAGAAATGTTTATGAACATGAACACCCCTGAAGAGTACAACGCGGCACTGGCTAGCACCAAATAACTAGTGAATAATATGAACAGAATTAGAAACATGCTTGTTTTTATTGTAATCCTATTGTAAAATAAATATCATAACTGCATGTCTCCGAGCTCTTTTGCCTAAGGTTTACTACGGTAAATTTGCCGATAGGGTTATACTGGAAACGGTATAGCCTCCCCATTGGAAAGGAGATACGGATGTAAGTAAGATACCCGTATATCCTTTGGGTATCTTTTTTTGTACTTATTACTTAGTTTTTGTACTTAATAGAAATAGAGAGGAGTATTCTCATGACTGCATTAATCGATAAGTTTGGTCGTAAGCATGACTACATGAGAATTGCCGTAACTGACAGATGTAATCTGCGTTGTCAATATTGCATGCCCGAGGAAGGGGTAAAAGCCCTAAATCATGTCAATATTCTAAGCTTTGAGGAAATTCTTTCTGTCGTAAAAGTTGCAGCAAGTTTAGGGGTTAGAAAAATCCGCTTAACGGGCGGAGAGCCACTAGTACGCAAGGATTTAGAAAAATTGATTTTTATGATTTCGCAGGTAGAGGGTATTGAAGATATAGCGATGACTACTAATGCTATCCACCTAGCAGAGCGTATTGATGACCTACAAGCCGCAGGCTTAAATCGCGTAAACATAAGCCTAGATTCATTAAACGCTGATAAATTCCGTGAGCTGACACGGGGTGGTGACCTTGATAAGGTATTAAAAGGCGTTGAAGCGGCAATCGATAGAGGTTTAGAACCAGTGAAGGTGAATGCTGTCGTTATCAAAGGCTTTAATGACGATGAAATAGCAGACTTTATCCGTTGGACTATTGATACACCAATTCAAATGCGTTTTATAGAATATATGCCAATTGGAGATTCGTTAGTTTGGAAGGACGGTTATTTTCCGCTTGAAGAAGTCCGTAAAATTGCCGAATCAATAGCTCCAGTTATCGACGTAGTAGGTGTTAAAGGTAATGGGCCAGCGAGTGTATTTAAGCTTGCAGGTGCAGCAGGTACAGTTGGTATTATCCACCCAGTAAGTCAGCATTTTTGTTCAAGTTGTAACCGTTTGCGCTTAACGGCAGATGGTAAGCTTAAGCCTTGTTTATTCTGGCAGAAAGAGGTTGATATTCGCCCGTATATCCATGACGAACAGCAGTTAGATAATGTATTTAGAGATGTATTAAATTTAAAAGAGGAAAAGCACCAAATGACAGAGGAGCTGCAGGGAGAGAAAAGAACAGTTCGAAAAATGTCGCAAATTGGTGGATAAAGTTTATAGCTGGAAAGGGGATAAATAATGGAATTAACGCATTTTAACGAGCAGGGTAGAGCAAAGATGGTAGACGTTTCCGAGAAGAAAACTACTAAACGCACAGCTACAGTCAGTGGCAAAGTCATCATGAAACCAGAAACCCTAGCGCGCATTAAAGAAGGTAAAATAGCAAAGGGAGATGTTCTTGCAGTAGCACAGGTTGCAGGGGTTATGGCTGCAAAGAAGACATCAGATCTTATACCAATGTGTCACCCATTAGCTTTAACAAGTGTAGATATATCCTTTGATACAGATAAAATAGAAAACACCATATACCTGGAAGCGACGGTAAGTACTCTAGGTGTAACGGGAGTAGAGATGGAAGCACTAACGGCAGCATCAGTTACAGCATTGACTATTTATGATATGTGCAAAGCAATTGATAAAGATATGGTCATTACAGATATTCAGCTAGAAACTAAAACTGGTGGTAAGAGTGGAGACTATTACCGAGGAGAGGGGAAATAGTAATGCAAAGAGGGAAAATTAAAGCTATTTCAATAAGTGATCGTAAAGGTATGCGTAAGACAAACGTAGAGCAGGTAGAAATTCGTCCAGACCATGGAATCGTAACTGATGCTCATGCAGGTGACTGGCATCGTCAGTTGAGCTTACTAGCCCAAGAGAGTATTGAAAAGATGGTAGAGATGGGCTTGACTGTTAAGGCTGGGGACTTTGCAGAAAATATTACTACAGAAGGCGTTGACCTATTAGCGATGCCTGTAGGTACTCGTGTGCGTATGGGTGAGACGATTGTAGAGATTACGCAAATAGGTAAAGAGTGCCACACCCGTTGTGCGATTTACTACCAGGCTGGAGACTGTGTAATGCCGAAGGAAGGTATTTTTGCGATTGTACTTAAAGGCGGAGTACTTCATGTCGGCGACGAAGTAGAGGAATTACCAGCAGACTACCTACGTGTAGGTGTTTTAACCGCAAGTGATAAAGGATCTAAAGGTGAGCGTGAAGATCAAAGTGGCCAGGTTATTAAAGACATGATTGCTAAAATAGGCGGCCAAGTTGAGAAATATGATGTGGTTGCTGATGAGCAGGAAATCCTTGCTAATACTATTAAACAGTGGGTTGACGAAGATAAGCTTGATCTAATCTTAACCACTGGCGGAACAGGGTTAGGGCCAAGGGATGTAACTCCAGACGCAACATTAGAGATAATCGAAAAGCAAATCCCTGGCATAGCTGAAGTAATGCGTATGCGTTCACTAGAAAAGACAGATCGTGCCATGTTGTCTCGTGCAGTAGCAGGAACTAGAGCTCAAGCAATGATAATTAATCTACCAGGTAGTCCTAAGGCCGTTGAGGAGTGCCTAGAATCTATTATTGATACATTGTCCCATGGAATTAGAATTTTACAAGGGAAAACGGGAGAATGTGCTAGAAAGTAGAAAATTGCTAGAAAGTAGCTAGGAATAAGCTAGAAAGTAGGGAAGCAATTGCGTGAGATAAAAACAAAGGACGCTATTGGACAGGTATTAGCCCATGATTTGACGAAAATCGTTCCTGGAAGATTTAAAGGTCGTGCCTTTAAAAAAGGCCACATCATTCGTCAGGGTGATGTTGAAGAGCTACTGTCCATGGGTAAAGAACATATCTATATTTTAGAAATAAAAGAAGGACAGCTTCATGAGGATGATGCGGCAATGCGTTTAGCTAATTGCCTAAAGGGACCAAATATTGAGCTGTCTGAGACATCTGAGGGTAAGGTTAATATTTTAGCAGGTATAAATGGGCTGTTAAAAATTAACCGCGAAGCAATTATCGCCATGAATACGGTTCCAGATATTGCGATTGCAACACTCCATAGTAATCGAGTAGTTAAGCAGGGGGAAAAGCTTGCTGGAACCCGCGCTGTACCGTTGGTTATAGAAGAAGAAAAGATAAGAACCGTCGAGACAATCGCCGACAACTTTGCACCAGTAATTTCTGTTATGCCGATTCGTTCTTTAAAGATAGGGATAATAACTACAGGCTCAGAGGTGTATAAGGGACGTATTCCAGATAAATTTGGCCCAGTGGTCAAGCGTAAAGTTGAAGCATTAGGCTCCAAGGTCATTGATCAAATCTTTGTACCTGACGATGTCAAGGAAATCCAGTCTGCAGTTAATAAATTAATCGATGTCGGTGCGGAGCTGATTATTACGACTGGAGGCATGAGTGTTGATCCTGATGACCGTACTCCAGGTGCTATTAAAGGCTTAGGAGCTGAACTAATCACATATGGAACCCCTGTATTGCCTGGGTCGATGCTATTACTTGCATATCATCGAGGAATACCAGTAATGGGCTTGCCTGGCTGTGTTATGTATGAAAAGTCAACGTCCTTTGATCTTATATTACCAAGGGTTTTAGCAAACGACCCAGTAAATCGCGAAGATATTGCTGAGTTAGGCTATGGTGGTTTGTGTACGACTTGTGATCCGTGCGTGTATCCACACTGCTCATTTGGTAAATAGGACAATAGAGGAGTTAATAGGATGTATAAACAATATATTTCTGTTGATGAAGCATTACAAGAAATCATTAACCACACACCGAGGGCAAATACGGAAATAGTTCCATTGGATCAAGCTGTTGGACGTGTCTTAGCTCGGGATGTTGTTGCGGACACACCTGTGCCATCCTTTGCTAAATCACCCTTAGATGGCTTTGCGGTACGTTTTGAAGATGTAAAAACAGCAACAAAGGAGAATCCCGTAGCGCTTACTGTGGTTGAAGAAATCCCAGCTGGTCACCTACCTAAAGTGACATTAACTTTAGGTCAAGCAGCTCGTATCATGACAGGTGCCCCATTACCAGAGGGTGCTGACACAATTATTAAGTTTGAAGACACATCATTAGTAATGTCAGAGAAACAACACTACGAAGCATGTGGTGATAAAGTCACGATATTCAATGTCCCTAAATCAGCTGGTAATTACGCTGAAATTGGAGAGGATATTAATAAGGGTGATGTCATTCTAAATGCAGGATGTGTTATAGAGCCCGCTGTGATTGCTGTACTGGCTACCTTTGGCTATGCCCATGTAGCAGTTTACACTCGTCCATCAGCGATAGTATTTGCAAGTGGTGATGAGCTGGTTAATGTAGATGATGATCCTATGCCAGGTAAGATTCGCAATAGTAATAGCCCAAGTATAGCAGCGCAATTACAGCTTTGGGGTGCTAATGTAGATGTAGGCAAGATTGTACAAGACCAAGAAGAAATCATTGCTGCCACACTAATACACGCGTTACAGCGTTATCAATTAGTTGTTACTACTGGCGGTGTTTCTGTAGGTGATTATGATGTGATGAAGGACGTTTTTCAGAAGATAGGTGCGGAAATTATCTTTTGGCGTGTCAATATGAGACCTGGAACACCAATGGTAGTTGCGAAATGGGATGATAAGCTGATTATTGGACTTTCAGGAAATCCTTCCGCTGCTTACATTAGCTGTGAATTGTTCGTCAGAGCCTATGTATATAAAATGCAGGGGCGCTTTGACTTCTGGCGTGAGCCTGTGACTGCAACGTTGGTTGAAGATGTCGGCAAAGCAGTTAATCAAGATAGATACCTAAGAGCAGTTGCAAATATAAATCAGGCGGGTAATTTAGTGGTAAAACCACTGGCAAAACAAAAGTCGGGCATATTAGGTAATATGATAGATGCAAATGCATTAGTATATGTTCCAGCAGACGATAATAAAATCTATAAAGGCGATCAAGTCAAAGTGATTTTACTAAAAGCGCCGAAGGGAGAGTCTGTTAATGACTGAGCCCATCTGCCATAAGGATGGTATACCGATTTTCTCTTTTGCTGGATTTTCTAATAGTGGCAAGACAACTTTAATGTGTAAGATTGTTAGCGCACTCAAGGATAAGGGTTATCGTGTGGCGACGGTTAAGCACGATGGACACGATTTTTCAATGGATCAGCAAGGCAAGGATACCTGGAAGCATCGTGAGGCTGGAGCGGATGTTGTGGCAATCACCTCTGCTAGTAAAGTTGCCATCATAGATTATCGAGCATATGAAAGAGAAAAACAATTGCTACAGGTTCTTTCCTATATTGAAAATGTTGATATTATATTAGTAGAAGGATTCAAAAATGTGCCGATGCCTAAGATATTCGTAGTTCGTGAGCAACAACAGCTCGAACAAATGGACAAAATACCGATGATCGAAGGAGTTGCCACAGATTTTTTGCTTGAACAGCAAAGGCTACCAGTGTATGATATAAATAATGTACAAGCAATGGCAGAGTATATTATTAAACGTTGTAATTTAGCATAGAATGATACAGCGGATATCCAATGGACTTGAATAACAGATTTAACATGTGTATACATTGGATTATACGACGTTAGATGGAGGTTAGTCTGGTGGCTGATCAAAGAATTCCTCAGGTAACGGCGAAGCGCCTACCGTTATATTATCGCTATATGGAAAAACTACAGGCATCAGGTAAACAACGAGTTTCTTCAAAGGATATAAGTGAAGCACTTCAGATTGACCCAGCAACTATCCGCAGAGATTTCTCCTATTTAGGGGAGCTTGGTAAAAAAGGCTATGGGTATAACGTCAATTATCTATTGAATTTTCTAAAGGACTTTTTAAAGCAAGATGTTATATCAAATGTTGTCTTGGTTGGAGTCGGCAATTTAGGAACAGCTTTACTTAATTATAGTTTGTATAAGAATAATAGTACTAAAATTGTTGCAGGTTTAGATACCGATAAACAGAAAATAGGAACTGTTATCAATGGTGTGCCGATACACCACATTTCTGAACTAGATAAAATTTGCAAAACACATAAGGTTGAGGTTGCGATTGTAACCGTTCCAGCGGCATATGCCCAAAATGTAGTCGATCAGTTAGTAATGGCGGGAATACGTGGGATTCTTAATTTCACACCAGCTAGACTCTACGCACCTAGTGAAGTCCGTGTGCATCATATAGACTTGACAGTAGAGCTGCAATCCCTTATTTACTTGTTAAAACATAATGAAGATAAGGACAGCTTGCTAGAGATAACTGATTAAAAATACATCAAAACAAAAACATCAAAAACAAAAAAACAACAAACGGAGGAATAAAACATGATAGGAAACATTGGTGTACCTGGATTAATTCTAATTTTAGTAATCGCATTAATCGTTTTTGGCCCTAATAAATTGCCTGAGCTTGGCAGAGCAGTAGGACGTACTTTGAAAGAATTTAAGGGAGCTACAAAAGATTTAACTAGTAGCTTAGATGACGAGGACGAGAAGCCAAGACCTAAGAAAAAAGTTGTAAAAGAAGAAGAGACAGTTGTTGAAGCTAAAGAAGATACAAACGAACAAAAGTAAACAGATATAAAACGCATGATGTAGAAAGGTCGTTGCCCCATGTCAGTTCAAGATCAATCTCTTACACTTGTCGAGCATCTTGCAGAGCTTAGAAACCGCCTAATAATAACATTCGCTGTTTTTATAGTCGGTATGGTTATTGGTTTTGTATACGCTAAACCGATTATAGAGTTTATTATTCGTGATATGCAGAACATGCATGTATTCAGGCCTATGGATACATTACGAGTGTATTTACAAATTGCTGTATACTTCGGTATAGTGGTCGCATTACCAATGGCACTTTACCAGGTCTGGGCATTTGTCAAGCCTGCTCTGACACCAGAAGAGCGCAAGAATACAGTATGGTTTATCCCAGCTGCAGTTATGTTGTTCATGGTTGGTTCCGCCTTCGCATTTTTTGGAATTTTCCCATTGATGTGGGGTTTTCTTGAAGGATTTACTGAGAGTATGGAAAAAGTCGAGAGTACAATTGGACTTCAAGAGTATATAGGTTTTATTGTTAACTTAGTGGTTCCATTTGGTCTATTGTTTGAAATGCCAATCGTTGTAATATTCTTGACTAAACTAAGGGTAGTGAATCCGCCTAGACTTAGAAAGCTTAGGAAGATGGCCTATTTAGCTTTAATATTAGTTGCGACCATGATTACGCCAGCTGACTTTATCTCCGCGATTGCGGTATTTATTCCATTGATTGGTCTTTATGAAATCAGCATTTTGTTGTCAGGTGTTGTCTATAAAAAACAATTAGCTAGAGAAGCTGAATTTGAAGC
Encoded here:
- the tatC gene encoding twin-arginine translocase subunit TatC, with the translated sequence MSVQDQSLTLVEHLAELRNRLIITFAVFIVGMVIGFVYAKPIIEFIIRDMQNMHVFRPMDTLRVYLQIAVYFGIVVALPMALYQVWAFVKPALTPEERKNTVWFIPAAVMLFMVGSAFAFFGIFPLMWGFLEGFTESMEKVESTIGLQEYIGFIVNLVVPFGLLFEMPIVVIFLTKLRVVNPPRLRKLRKMAYLALILVATMITPADFISAIAVFIPLIGLYEISILLSGVVYKKQLAREAEFEAEYADDEDDEDDDEDDDNGNDEDTSKSTENVVGKPEYKQDKQDNSEEDKK